From a region of the Podospora pseudopauciseta strain CBS 411.78 chromosome 7 map unlocalized CBS411.78m_7, whole genome shotgun sequence genome:
- a CDS encoding uncharacterized protein (EggNog:ENOG503NVZ0), translated as MPDYKDLLKNGWHPEKSGTSIKGSVKSLVGRGDDKNKYEHHTPRPLSSLQDPASFAPPPKRTNTGSISLQEQQQAAGEEEERERPKPPKPWSLNTTGLSTANLPPPPARRDVPSRPSSTSSTGGLGGPPPPPARSSPGVGQNPRAPPPALPPRLPPRSPAGGTNALDNLTKSISAASINNDPTVPKPNQGAMGRLAAAGVNVPGLGIGTASHPPPPPQPPRTSSPSSPYTGLAKAGLNHYRSSAPEQKASLRNAAANSLTQQPQNSTTQSSSPHTSLAKAGLNRYNNSAPEQKAALQSAAKTGYHRYQSATPEQKAAVQNAASSAVRGGLERYNSAATAPEQKAGVSGAATSMFSAAIAAKKKPPPPPPPAKKPQFLVGRNNTGEDGDAPPPIPLGTRPF; from the exons ATGCCAGACTACAAAGACTTGCTCAAAAACGGCTGGCACCCCGAGAAATCCGGGACCTCGATCAAGGGCTCAGTG AAATCTCTAGTCGGTCGCGGCGACGAT AAAAACAAATACGAGCACCACACCCCCCGCCCGCTCTCGTCTCTCCAAGACCCTGCCAGCtttgcccctcccccgaaaAGAACAAACACCGGCTCGATATCGTTGCAGGAACAGCAACAGGcagctggagaggaggaggaacgggAACGGCCGAAGCCACCGAAGCCATGGTCGTTGAATACTACTGGTTTGTCGACCGCTAACCTCCCGCCCCCACCGGCAAGAAGGGATGTGCCGTCGCGGCCGTCTTCCACTTCTAGCAccggggggttgggaggaccgccgccgccaccagctCGTTCCTCCCCGGGAGTAGGACAAAACCCGcgagcaccaccaccagcattACCGCCCCGTCTCCCACCCCGGTCACCAGCAGGGGGGACGAACGCGCTGGATAACCTGACAAAGTCGATTTCTGCCGCGAGCATCAACAACGACCCGACGGTCCCAAAACCGAATCAAGGAGCAATGGGGAGGTTAGCCGCCGCGGGTGTGAATGTCCCCGGTCTTGGCATCGGTACCgcttcccacccaccacctcccccacaaccGCCACggacatcctccccatcatcaccctaCACCGGTCTAGCAAAAGCTGGCCTCAACCACTACCGATCCTCCGCTCCCGAGCAAAAAGCCTCCCTCCGAAACGCTGCCGCAAACTCCCTtacccaacaaccccaaaacaGCACCACGcaatcatcctccccccacacCTCTTTGGCAAAAGCAGGCCTCAACCGCTACAACAACTCCGCCCCGGAGCAAAAAGCTGCCCTCCAATCCGCTGCCAAGACGGGCTACCACAGATACCAGTCCGCCACACCGGAGCAAAAGGCTGCCGTCCAAAACGCGGCGTCGTCGGCTGTGAGGGGTGGTCTCGAGCGTTATAATAGTGCCGCTACAGCGCCGGAACAAAAGGCTGGTGTTTCGGGAGCAGCAACCTCGATGTTCTCGGCCGCGATAgcagccaagaagaagccccctccgcctcctcccccggccaAGAAGCCGCAGTttttggtggggaggaataATACGGGGGAGGACGGTGATGCGCCACCACCTATTCCGTTGGGGACAAGACCTTTCTGA
- the SUR2 gene encoding Sphingolipid C4-hydroxylase sur2 (COG:I; EggNog:ENOG503NU84; BUSCO:EOG09262V3O) has translation MASSSNTTTASYPPLPPLPSYELKPLPDLLPFISDFWLSIILPHVAYWVVSGIFHLIDTYDLFPQYRLHTPEEISQRNLASRWEVARDVVLEQILQVATGAFLNLTEAKQMTGSEGYDVAVWARRIRIAQRALPNMLGLVGLNARGLSEKVALGGYPLLAGALAGGDYPFLTTELVVEGGKKAVMETVPAFAVWEVVLAKLMYWVVVPGFQMWVAVAVMDTWQYFWHRAMHVNKWMYTNWHARHHRLYVPYAYGALYNHPVEGFVMDTLGAGIGYKLSFMTNRMGMLFFVTSMMKTVDDHCGYKLPWDPLQHITSNNAAYHDIHHQSWGIKSNFSQPFFTIWDKWLGTKWEGDVQLKYERTRANAAAKDEKKRLVTGKERNGSVTVNGKVKAK, from the exons atggcctcctcctcaaacacaaccaccgcctcctaccctcccctcccacccctacCATCCTACGAGCTAAAACCCCTCCCGGACCTCTTACCCTTCATCTCAGACTTTTGGctctccatcatcctcccccacgTCGCCTACTGGGTCGTTTCGGGCATCTTCCACCTCATCGACACATACGACCTCTTCCCCCAGTACCGCCTGCACACGCCCGAGGAGATCTCGCAGCGCAACCTCGCCTCTCGGTGGGAGGTCGCGCGGGATGTTGTCTTGGAGCAGATCCTCCAGGTGGCGACGGGCGCGTTCTTGAACCTGACCGAGGCGAAGCAGATGACGGGGTCGGAGGGGTACGACGTGGCGGTGTGGGCGAGGCGGATCAGGATCGCGCAGAGGGCGCTGCCGAACATGCTCGGACTGGTGGGGTTGAACGCGAGGGGGCTGAGCGAGAAGGTTGCTTTGGGGGGGTACCCTCTGCTAGCGGGGGCGCTGGCGGGGGGGGATTACCCTTTTCTGACGACGGAgctggttgtggagggggggaagaaggcggtGATGGAGACGGTGCCGGCGTTTGCGGTCTGGGAGGTTGTGCTGGCCAAGTTGATGTATTGGGTTGTTGTGCCGGGGTTTCAGATGTGGGTTGCGGTTGCGGTGATGGATACGTGGCAGTATTTTTGGCATAGGGCTATGCATGTGAATAAGTGGATGTATA CAAACTGGCAcgcccgccaccaccgcctttACGTTCCCTACGCTTACGGCGCGCTTTACAACCACCCGGTCGAAGGCTTCGTCATGGACACGCTTGGAGCTGGCATTGGGTACAAGCTCTCGTTCATGACCAACAGGATGGGCATGCTGTTCTTTGTGACGAGCATGATGAAGACCGTCGACGACCACTGCGGGTATAAGCTCCCTTGGGACCCGCTGCAGCACATCACGAGCAACAATGCCGCCTACCACGACATTCACCACCAGAGCTGGGGCATCAAGTCCAACTTTTCCCagcccttcttcaccatctgGGACAAGTGGCTGGGGACCaagtgggagggggatgtgcAGCTCAAGTATGAAAGGACGAGGGCGAACGCGGCGGCcaaggatgagaagaagaggttggtgacggggaaggaaaggaatGGGAGTGTGACGGTGAATGGGAAGGTGAAGGCCAAGTGA
- a CDS encoding uncharacterized protein (BUSCO:EOG09264U81; COG:D; COG:Z; EggNog:ENOG503NVEU) has protein sequence MIVYSDVIKTSGADEPLVFAPNDEIISDGYTLIPCNADEIDALAKKPAKTVGDVLGVDDEWERQPADVKAKKEAESILYFVRGERVTEAAANVDTGANASAEGGDDEGAEDTAKEVINVVSSGLLESTSFDKKSYMAYLKGYLKSTKQYIPWAQKNREENDWQWKALSAEEQEAEKKKVEQQIAIFEPKAMAFAKWIQANFKDLDFYTGASMNPDGMVILSNYMEDGVSPYFLFWKAGLKGQKC, from the exons ATGATTGTCTACTCT GATGTGATCAAGACCTCCGGTGCCGACGAGCCCCTCGTTTTCGCCCCCAACGACGAGATTATCTCCGACGGTTACACCCTCATCCCCTGCAACGCCGACGAGATCGATGCCCTCGCCAAGAAGCCCGCCAAGACCGTCGGCGACGTCCTCGGTGTCGACGATGAGTGGGAGCGCCAGCCCGCCGacgtcaaggccaagaaggaggccgagtcCATCCTTTACTTTGTCAGAGGCGAGCGCGTGACCGAGGCTGCCGCCAATGTCG ACACCGGTGCCAACGCCTCcgccgagggtggtgacgACGAGGGTGCCGAGGACACCGCCAAGGAGGTCATCAACGTCGTCTCCTCCGGCCTCCTCGAGTCCACCTCTTTCGACAAGAAGTCCTACATGGCCTACCTCAAGG GCTACCTCAAGTCCACCAAGCAGTACATCCCCTGGGCCCAAAAGAACCGCGAGGAGAACGACTGGCAGTGGAAGGCCCTCTCCgccgaggagcaggaggccgagaagaagaaggtcgagCAGCAGATCGCCATCTTCGAGCCCAAGGCCATGGCCTTCGCCAAGTGGATTCAGGCCAACTTCAAGGACCTCGACTTTTACACCGGTGCCTCCATGAACCCCGATGGAAT GgtcatcctctccaactACATGGAGGACGGTGTCTCCCCTTACTTCCTCTTCTGGAAGGCTGGCCTCAAGGGCCAAAAGTGCTAA